One Rosa chinensis cultivar Old Blush chromosome 5, RchiOBHm-V2, whole genome shotgun sequence genomic region harbors:
- the LOC112203013 gene encoding pyruvate decarboxylase 2, with the protein MLPFPNPSQLNSLNNCHDLRINRARNIKARNTIIFLINNGGYTIEVEIRDGPYNVIKNWDYTGLVDAIHNAEGKCWTTKVRTEEDSTKAIAKATGEHKDSLCFIEVFVHKDDTSKELLEWGSRVSAANSRPPNPVADLS; encoded by the exons ATGCTTCCATTCCCTAACCCAAGCCAGCTCAATAGCTTGAATAACTGCCATGACCTCCGCATCAACAGAGCTAGGAATATCAAGGCTAGAAATACCATCATATTTCTTATCAACAATGGAGGCTATACAATCGAAGTAGAAATTCGTGATGGCCCATACAATGTCATTAAGAACTGGGATTACACTGGACTCGTTGATGCAATCCACAATGCCGAAGGCAAATGCTGGACTACCAAG GTACGTACAGAGGAGGACTCAACTAAAGCAATTGCCAAAGCAACAGGGGAGCACAAGGATAGTTTATGCTTCATCGAAGTTTTTGTGCACAAAGATGACACTAGCAAAGAGCTTCTGGAATGGGGATCCCGAGTTTCAGCTGCCAACAGCCGACCTCCAAATCCAGTAGCGGACCTGAGCTGA
- the LOC112203014 gene encoding senescence-specific cysteine protease SAG39, with translation MALEGNLVLLTQLAVAILSLSLLGTLAISQATSRSSYGVNSTNIAQTFEQWMAKYGRIYPIGQEKGKRSAIFRTNLEYVESFNKQESKTYKLGLNQFSDMNNAEYCRHHTGYKRMPTSSTSFRYQNMSADDVPNSIDWRKQGAVTPVKYQAGCGCCWAFSAVAAVEGITKIRTGQLIPLSEQQLVDCNRDMYNIGCEGGNMVDAFRYIKTNGGITSEDNYQYTARDGACYSNKEKHHDATITGFEQVPRGEMHLLKAVSMQPVSVHIDAHGKDTTRVGYFREIVEYAIVVIGYGKTEDDID, from the exons ATGGCTTTGGAAGGAAACCTTGTGCTTCTCACACAGCTTGCTGTTGCCATATTATCCCTCAGTTTGTTGGGTACTTTGGCAATATCCCAGGCCACATCCCGCTCATCTTATGGAGTCAATTCCACCAACATTGCCCAAACCTTTGAGCAATGGATGGCAAAGTACGGCCGCATTTACCCTATCGGCCAGGAGAAGGGAAAACGTTCTGCCATATTCCGGACCAATTTGGAGTATGTTGAGAGCTTCAACAAACAAGAGAGTAAGACTTACAAGTTAGGCCTGAATCAATTTTCTGATATGAACAATGCAGAATATTGCCGACATCATACCGGATACAAAAGAATGCCCACCTCCTCAACCTCTTTTAGGTACCAAAACATGTCCGCTGATGATGTCCCCAATAGCATTGATTGGAGGAAACAAGGAGCTGTCACCCCTGTAAAGTATCAAGCAGGCTGTG GTTGTTGTTGGGCTTTCTCAGCGGTGGCAGCTGTGGAAGGGATTACCAAAATAAGAACTGGCCAATTGATCCCGCTATCCGAGCAACAACTTGTGGACTGCAATAGAGATATGTACAACATTGGTTGTGAGGGTGGTAATATGGTAGATGCCTTCCGGTACATCAAAACAAATGGTGGAATCACCAGCGAAGATAATTACCAATACACTGCTAGGGACGGAGCGTGTTACAGTAATAAAGAAAAACACCATGATGCCACAATAACTGGTTTTGAACAAGTGCCTCGAGGGGAAATGCATTTGCTCAAGGCTGTTTCCATGCAACCAGTCTCGGTTCACATTGATGCCCATGGAAAAGACACTACTCGAGTGGGGTATTTTCGGGAGATTGTGGAGTACGCTATTGTAGTCATCGGGTATGGAAAAACTGAAGACGACATTGACTAG